A genomic window from Photobacterium gaetbulicola Gung47 includes:
- a CDS encoding putative transcriptional regulator (COG0583) produces the protein MDKHYRQFLAIAELGNISSAAQQLNLSQPTLTNNMKKLEHNLGVSLFTRRSKGVDLTEYGKLFQEQVQDLSRRHDAMLDKLADLKARKTEKIKMGTGDAWWEVFVKDALHSYCNQHPGISIQLEFGNHLKLMDMLIHGHIDLFIGHEIQGLSRRCNVQFSPILQDQEAQFVHRSHPLLINSDIKKDYDIYPLLQVTPDQDNYQHLIENPQPKQQEKERKKLGERISYEINSLSASLDFLANSKAIMPYTNNMADYFAQFDIVPLPETHSPQTGIVGIYHLNETLPTHISDIKEILMATS, from the coding sequence ATGGACAAGCACTACCGCCAATTTCTCGCCATTGCTGAACTGGGTAACATCAGCTCGGCCGCCCAGCAGCTAAACCTAAGCCAACCTACACTGACCAATAACATGAAAAAGTTAGAGCATAACTTAGGGGTTTCCCTCTTCACGCGCCGTTCCAAGGGGGTCGATCTCACCGAATATGGCAAACTTTTCCAAGAACAGGTTCAAGATCTAAGCCGCCGTCATGACGCTATGCTAGACAAACTTGCCGATCTCAAAGCCCGAAAAACCGAAAAAATCAAAATGGGCACCGGTGATGCCTGGTGGGAAGTCTTTGTTAAAGATGCGCTGCACTCCTATTGCAACCAGCACCCCGGTATTTCAATCCAGCTTGAATTTGGCAATCACCTCAAGCTGATGGACATGCTTATCCATGGCCATATCGACCTCTTTATTGGTCATGAGATTCAAGGCCTGTCCCGCCGCTGCAATGTACAATTTTCACCGATTTTGCAAGATCAAGAAGCGCAGTTCGTCCATCGCTCACACCCCCTTCTTATCAACAGTGATATCAAAAAAGACTATGACATTTACCCTTTGCTGCAAGTCACCCCAGATCAGGACAATTATCAACACCTGATTGAAAACCCGCAGCCCAAACAACAAGAGAAGGAAAGGAAAAAACTCGGTGAGAGAATCAGCTACGAAATCAATTCGCTCAGTGCTAGCCTGGATTTCCTCGCCAACTCCAAAGCCATCATGCCCTATACCAACAATATGGCTGACTACTTTGCTCAATTCGACATTGTGCCCTTGCCAGAGACCCACTCCCCGCAAACCGGCATCGTCGGGATTTACCACCTCAATGAAACACTTCCCACTCATATATCTGATATTAAAGAAATTTTGATGGCTACTTCCTAA
- a CDS encoding maltoporin (COG4580), which yields MMKMNLTALAISVSLLTPTAFADDSFVFHGYARSGIGISGDNGQNVEFNKQQLGRLGNEADTFAEFGLGKEIYNEDGARFYFDSMLAVGSDGSNIFESLKDDEENGFIDFRQLNVQATGILNFAPEATLWAGKRYYQRHDIHITDFYYWNTSGAGAGIENLNLGDGRFSFAVIRNDDNMVEDIGNRGEGLNVNVIDMRYAGIALWNNADLELGINYAITTPSDNASQAAKDSKNGVMATAQLTQNLNSGFNKTVIQYGTEGYATELSTFGAGTTYHANTESGGSAYRLLNWGVVNLTENIELGHQLLWSSTIDDVEANQNDDLTYFSAVVRPVYSWDKHHKTIFEAGYFNNQDTSGKDLSGQKFTIAQAWNAGEDFFARPEIRLYGTYFSNIDSIDDNNIVSTVDSEFNVGVQFEAWW from the coding sequence ATGATGAAAATGAACCTTACCGCTCTGGCCATTTCTGTGTCTCTGCTTACCCCAACTGCGTTTGCCGATGACAGCTTTGTTTTCCATGGCTATGCCCGTTCCGGGATCGGTATCAGTGGTGACAATGGCCAGAATGTCGAATTCAATAAACAACAGCTTGGACGCCTGGGCAACGAGGCGGATACCTTTGCTGAATTTGGTCTTGGCAAAGAAATCTACAACGAGGATGGTGCCCGTTTTTACTTTGATTCCATGCTCGCTGTTGGCAGTGACGGCTCCAACATCTTCGAGTCACTCAAAGATGACGAGGAAAACGGCTTTATCGATTTCCGTCAACTCAATGTGCAGGCAACCGGTATTTTGAACTTTGCACCAGAGGCAACCCTTTGGGCCGGTAAACGCTACTACCAACGTCATGATATTCATATTACCGATTTCTACTACTGGAATACATCCGGTGCCGGTGCCGGAATCGAGAACTTGAACCTAGGTGATGGTCGCTTCTCATTCGCGGTGATCCGCAATGACGACAATATGGTGGAGGACATCGGTAACCGCGGTGAAGGACTGAACGTCAATGTTATCGATATGCGTTATGCCGGCATCGCTCTTTGGAATAATGCCGATTTGGAACTAGGCATCAACTACGCCATTACAACCCCCTCTGATAATGCCTCCCAAGCGGCAAAAGACAGTAAAAACGGTGTGATGGCGACAGCCCAGCTAACCCAAAACCTAAACAGCGGCTTTAACAAAACGGTTATCCAGTATGGTACTGAAGGCTATGCCACAGAATTATCAACATTCGGTGCTGGCACCACCTATCATGCCAACACTGAAAGCGGCGGCAGCGCTTACCGTTTGCTCAACTGGGGGGTGGTCAACTTAACCGAGAACATCGAGCTAGGTCACCAACTACTGTGGTCATCGACCATCGATGATGTCGAAGCCAACCAAAATGACGACCTGACTTACTTTTCTGCGGTGGTTCGTCCTGTCTACAGCTGGGACAAACACCACAAAACCATTTTCGAGGCTGGTTACTTCAACAACCAGGATACCAGCGGCAAAGATCTTTCTGGCCAAAAATTCACTATCGCCCAGGCCTGGAATGCCGGTGAAGACTTCTTTGCCCGCCCTGAAATCCGTCTATACGGGACCTACTTCTCGAACATCGACAGCATTGACGACAACAACATTGTCTCAACGGTGGACTCAGAGTTTAACGTCGGCGTGCAATTTGAGGCTTGGTGGTAA
- a CDS encoding hypothetical protein (COG2365) — MYLCGCKFMHYKIKDNQVEFVFPIKRESLYLKGTFTNWQVDEAFRFENRKNGCRLIKNLDEVNKIGNSGFIEYVIWDDEIQSPIEIAPLQAGHYFNNQCNGGVNQLLFLDTPSQRQLQEISEASEQSFLIKNQIEHFTSISQLANFRAVTGGQLKPGWLYRSYHPVMPSRSNHTELKVIEPLRQAAAMSLIEERRIESVVNLSDSEQALAHFMPSARDSYYKRCWLQGHVHSVPVAYETVYFMSDRNEALNDDELGFEDGIRCLIETLARSQGPYLIHCRLGSDRTGVMCAFLQLMAGASKKEIADNYLMTNQLGIGEYRSFRLLERALTAALGEACFFDGGGVTTMYMKRLKISDRCIEQARANLLC, encoded by the coding sequence GTGTACTTGTGTGGTTGCAAATTTATGCATTATAAAATCAAAGATAATCAGGTTGAGTTCGTATTTCCCATCAAACGAGAAAGTTTATATTTGAAAGGGACATTTACAAATTGGCAGGTTGACGAGGCTTTCCGGTTTGAAAATAGAAAAAATGGCTGCCGGTTGATAAAAAACCTTGATGAGGTAAATAAAATCGGCAATTCAGGTTTTATTGAATATGTCATTTGGGATGATGAAATTCAGTCTCCAATAGAAATAGCCCCCCTTCAAGCGGGGCATTATTTCAATAATCAGTGTAATGGGGGGGTTAACCAATTATTGTTTTTAGACACCCCCTCGCAGCGTCAGTTGCAAGAGATATCTGAGGCATCAGAGCAATCTTTCCTGATAAAAAACCAAATAGAGCATTTCACTTCAATCTCCCAATTAGCCAATTTTCGTGCTGTAACCGGTGGCCAACTCAAACCAGGTTGGCTCTATCGCAGCTACCATCCAGTGATGCCGTCAAGAAGCAACCATACTGAATTAAAAGTGATTGAGCCCCTCCGTCAAGCCGCTGCGATGTCCCTTATCGAAGAACGCCGAATTGAAAGCGTGGTTAATTTATCGGACAGCGAGCAGGCTCTTGCTCATTTCATGCCGTCGGCACGGGATAGCTACTACAAACGCTGCTGGTTGCAGGGGCATGTCCATAGCGTGCCGGTTGCTTACGAGACCGTGTATTTCATGTCGGACCGCAATGAGGCATTAAATGATGACGAGCTCGGCTTTGAAGATGGTATCCGGTGCCTGATTGAGACTCTTGCCCGTAGTCAGGGGCCATATCTAATTCATTGCAGGCTGGGCTCAGACCGAACGGGGGTGATGTGCGCCTTCCTGCAGCTGATGGCGGGTGCGTCCAAAAAGGAAATCGCTGACAATTATCTTATGACAAATCAGCTGGGCATTGGTGAGTATCGTAGTTTTAGGCTGCTGGAAAGAGCCTTGACCGCTGCGCTTGGAGAAGCGTGTTTTTTTGATGGGGGTGGGGTAACGACCATGTACATGAAACGCCTGAAGATATCGGATAGATGTATCGAACAGGCGAGGGCAAATCTGTTGTGCTGA
- a CDS encoding mannitol repressor protein (COG3722) yields the protein MAHSDQESDILERLNDAPTVRGFFITSVEVFDEAVENLIQRIFRKDDFAVKSVVEPLLSQSGPLGELSVRLKLLFGLGVVDDDVYHDIEAIIKLRDFLNKEGKEYSFTEPAILEPVKQLHMVQKMGVVLLDVAPPDDETDITFYQMQLARQEQVIKSAMALAVSGICGELDKESPF from the coding sequence ATGGCACATAGTGACCAAGAATCTGACATTTTAGAGCGTCTAAATGATGCCCCAACCGTACGTGGTTTTTTTATCACCTCTGTAGAGGTGTTTGATGAGGCGGTTGAAAATTTGATCCAGCGTATTTTCCGCAAAGATGATTTTGCGGTGAAGTCAGTTGTCGAGCCGTTATTGAGCCAATCGGGCCCGCTCGGCGAGCTTTCGGTACGCTTAAAGTTGCTATTTGGCTTAGGCGTGGTCGACGATGATGTGTACCACGACATCGAAGCGATTATCAAACTACGTGATTTTTTGAATAAAGAGGGTAAAGAGTACAGCTTTACTGAGCCTGCGATACTAGAGCCGGTTAAACAATTACACATGGTACAGAAAATGGGGGTGGTGTTGCTGGATGTTGCCCCGCCCGATGATGAGACTGACATTACTTTCTATCAGATGCAGCTTGCCAGGCAGGAGCAAGTGATTAAATCCGCGATGGCATTGGCTGTATCTGGTATATGCGGCGAGCTAGATAAAGAGAGTCCTTTCTAA
- a CDS encoding fructose repressor (COG1609), protein MDKRKRVTIADIAKLAGVSKTTASMVLNGRASTFRIKDETRERVLAVAKEQNYSPNVHAKSLQAKRSDAIGLVIPDLTNFGFASISRELERLCREAGLQLFIACSEDNPDIEQQVVEGLVKRQVDGLIVASSKTDDEYYQNLTKQIPVLQLDRHIGQSSLPMVITDAAKVTAELICKTAESVEEFYYFGGQLELSPSRHRIAGFKLGLNRAGLDLDESWIRHHDYQTESGYMLMEQLHKELGRLPQALFTASYTLLEGVLRYLNEHNLLNALLNKEMRLVTFDNHDLLDCLPLNIDSIAQNSEELAKRSFQLIQLLMYSQNVSPTAFALDAKIRWRS, encoded by the coding sequence GTGGATAAAAGAAAACGTGTAACGATAGCCGATATTGCCAAACTGGCAGGGGTCTCCAAAACAACTGCAAGTATGGTGCTTAATGGCAGGGCATCGACTTTTCGGATCAAAGATGAGACTCGCGAACGGGTCTTGGCGGTGGCAAAAGAGCAAAATTACTCGCCGAATGTTCATGCTAAATCTCTGCAAGCTAAACGCTCCGATGCGATTGGCTTGGTAATACCGGATCTCACCAACTTTGGCTTTGCCTCTATTTCTCGAGAGCTGGAACGGTTATGCCGTGAAGCGGGATTGCAGCTATTTATTGCCTGCTCCGAGGATAATCCCGATATCGAACAGCAAGTTGTGGAAGGGTTGGTCAAGCGTCAGGTTGACGGGTTGATCGTTGCATCGAGCAAGACCGATGATGAGTACTACCAAAACCTGACCAAACAGATCCCTGTATTGCAACTCGACCGCCATATTGGACAGTCATCCCTGCCTATGGTGATCACCGACGCTGCAAAAGTGACCGCCGAATTGATCTGTAAAACGGCTGAGTCAGTTGAAGAGTTCTACTATTTTGGTGGTCAGTTGGAATTATCACCCAGCCGCCACCGTATAGCAGGCTTCAAATTGGGGTTGAATAGGGCGGGTTTGGATCTGGATGAAAGCTGGATCCGCCATCACGATTATCAAACCGAGTCAGGTTATATGTTGATGGAGCAACTCCACAAAGAGCTTGGCCGTCTGCCTCAGGCACTGTTTACTGCCTCCTACACCCTTCTTGAGGGGGTGCTTCGCTACCTGAATGAACATAACCTATTAAACGCATTGTTAAACAAAGAGATGCGACTGGTGACTTTCGATAACCACGATCTTTTGGATTGCCTTCCACTGAACATTGATTCGATAGCTCAGAATAGTGAAGAGTTAGCGAAACGCAGTTTTCAACTTATTCAGCTATTGATGTATAGTCAAAATGTTAGCCCGACGGCTTTTGCATTGGATGCGAAGATCCGCTGGCGTAGTTAA
- a CDS encoding putative glycosidase (COG0366) gives MNMTPKWWHDAVVYQIYPRSFCDSNNDGMGDLQGIISKLDYLKSLGVNVLWLSPVYKSPMDDNGYDISDYQDIAPEFGTMEDMDKLLAEAKKRDIRIIMDLVVNHTSDEHPWFVEARKSKDNPYRDYYVWRQPAEDGGVPDEMGSVFGGSGWEFDEQTGEYFLHIFSKRQPDLNWENPKVQEEVHKMMNWWIDKGIGGFRLDVIDLIGKEIDKKITGNGPRLHPLIQQMNRATFGDKDLLTVGETWDATPEIAKLYSDPAREEFSMVFQFEHISLTWKHGDKWQPIPLDLPTFKKVLTKWQVELADEGWNSLFWNNHDLPRVVSKYGCDGQYRVESAKMLATTLHMMKGTPYIYQGEEIGMTNVAFDSIDEYRDIETLNFYKERTENGVAPETMLAAVHENSRDNGRTPMQWNDSTNGGFSSVAPWIKVNPNYPEVNVSAALDDQNSVFYHYQKLIELRKSMPVIVYGEFEPVFEEHEKVFGYVRSDAQQRLFVLNNFTSDAITLDLPDHLQAEQVECVIANYEYPQALPASISLKPYESFAVLLPESR, from the coding sequence ATGAACATGACGCCTAAATGGTGGCACGATGCCGTCGTATACCAGATCTACCCGCGCAGCTTCTGCGACAGTAACAATGATGGCATGGGGGATCTTCAGGGAATTATCAGCAAGCTGGATTACCTGAAAAGCTTGGGTGTGAATGTCCTGTGGTTGTCGCCGGTGTATAAATCGCCAATGGATGACAATGGCTATGATATTTCTGACTATCAGGATATCGCTCCGGAATTTGGCACCATGGAGGACATGGACAAATTGCTCGCGGAAGCTAAAAAGCGTGACATCCGAATTATCATGGATTTGGTGGTCAACCACACTTCCGATGAGCATCCTTGGTTTGTCGAAGCCCGTAAATCGAAAGACAATCCTTATCGAGACTACTACGTTTGGCGTCAACCTGCCGAAGACGGCGGTGTACCGGATGAAATGGGCTCTGTATTTGGCGGCAGCGGCTGGGAATTCGATGAGCAGACCGGTGAGTACTTCCTGCATATTTTCTCCAAGCGCCAGCCGGACTTGAACTGGGAAAACCCGAAGGTCCAAGAAGAAGTCCATAAGATGATGAACTGGTGGATCGATAAGGGGATCGGTGGTTTCCGTTTAGATGTTATCGACCTTATTGGTAAGGAAATCGACAAGAAAATCACCGGCAACGGCCCACGCCTGCACCCGCTTATCCAGCAGATGAACCGCGCTACTTTTGGTGATAAAGATCTTCTGACTGTGGGTGAAACTTGGGATGCGACACCTGAGATTGCCAAACTGTACAGCGATCCGGCTCGCGAAGAATTTTCGATGGTGTTCCAATTCGAGCACATTAGCCTGACCTGGAAGCATGGAGATAAGTGGCAGCCAATCCCGCTGGATCTCCCAACCTTCAAGAAGGTATTGACCAAATGGCAAGTAGAACTGGCTGACGAAGGCTGGAACTCCTTGTTCTGGAATAATCATGATTTACCTCGCGTGGTATCGAAATACGGCTGTGATGGCCAGTATCGTGTCGAATCGGCCAAAATGTTGGCGACAACGCTGCATATGATGAAAGGCACACCTTACATTTACCAAGGTGAAGAGATCGGCATGACGAATGTCGCCTTTGACAGTATTGACGAATACCGAGATATCGAGACGCTGAACTTCTACAAAGAGCGTACCGAAAATGGTGTGGCACCAGAAACTATGTTGGCAGCGGTTCATGAGAACAGCCGCGATAACGGTCGTACACCGATGCAGTGGAACGACAGCACTAACGGTGGTTTCTCGTCTGTTGCGCCTTGGATCAAGGTGAATCCGAACTACCCTGAGGTGAATGTCAGTGCAGCACTGGATGACCAAAATTCCGTGTTCTATCACTACCAGAAGTTGATTGAGTTGCGTAAGTCGATGCCTGTCATTGTATATGGCGAGTTTGAGCCTGTGTTTGAAGAGCATGAAAAGGTCTTTGGCTATGTTCGCTCGGATGCTCAACAGCGCTTGTTTGTGCTCAACAACTTTACCTCGGATGCGATCACCTTGGATTTGCCCGACCATCTGCAAGCAGAGCAGGTCGAATGTGTGATCGCAAACTATGAATACCCTCAAGCACTGCCAGCATCGATATCGCTTAAACCGTATGAGTCTTTTGCTGTCTTGCTACCTGAAAGTCGTTAA
- a CDS encoding putative glycogen protein GlgX (COG1523): protein MCKISKEMYRMFAKLAQPYPLGATLCDQGCNFSIHCPENKEIQLVLFDNNNKRTFIELENKHLDIHYTFVKGINKGQVYGYQIKDKNEYRLILDPYAQALNKVPYYIEPFTADRSWHFAKSVVVDHSFDWDGTTLPQVPLEETVIFETHVKGFTKQHPQIEEKYQGTYLGLCQPDMINYFKEQGVTSLQLLPVTSCMSEPHLLKMDKVNYWGYNSLCFMAPEPRYATDDPVTEMKTMVRELHRHGIEVIMDIVFNHTAEGGEGGPKFHFKCLDKKYYLLDSHKSYKNYTGCGNSFDLTYQPSLNIVLDTLRHWVTHYQIDGFRFDLAATLGRNGDRFNTQSAFFKAIGQDPVLQRVKLIAEPWDIGPDGYQLGYFPRGWNECNDKFRDTVKSYWLCRENNVKEFATRFMGSRDLFSAGKWPDKLPVNFVSYHDGFTLQDLVSYNEKHNHANGENNRDGHGDNRSNNQGIEGETTNYAVLGRRERQKRNLMTSLLFSFGIPHILAVDALSHTQGGNNNAYCQDNEISWADWTPCKDKSEFSQWLATMLERRKTYMSPFIRAFSGPNRGHHRIHWNRSDGQPMNAEDWHGLDAFSLYLGLFDAGKELLFLINSSTIPTRYRLPEGSKWQVICDTSEATLGARQVQTTYMQGAQSLTILYRD from the coding sequence ATGTGTAAAATTAGCAAAGAGATGTACAGGATGTTCGCTAAATTAGCTCAGCCATATCCACTAGGGGCTACATTATGTGATCAGGGTTGTAATTTTTCTATTCATTGCCCAGAAAACAAAGAAATCCAACTGGTTTTATTTGATAACAACAATAAAAGAACCTTCATTGAATTAGAGAATAAACACTTAGATATACATTACACCTTCGTCAAAGGTATTAATAAGGGGCAGGTATACGGTTACCAAATAAAAGACAAAAACGAATACCGCCTAATATTAGACCCTTATGCCCAAGCCCTGAATAAAGTCCCTTATTATATTGAACCCTTTACTGCCGATAGAAGCTGGCATTTTGCCAAATCGGTAGTGGTAGACCACAGCTTCGACTGGGATGGCACGACTCTGCCACAAGTCCCCCTTGAAGAAACCGTTATTTTCGAAACGCACGTAAAAGGCTTTACCAAACAACACCCTCAGATCGAAGAAAAGTACCAGGGTACCTACTTAGGCTTGTGCCAGCCAGACATGATCAACTACTTCAAAGAGCAAGGTGTCACCAGCTTACAGCTGCTTCCCGTGACATCCTGCATGTCTGAGCCCCATTTGCTGAAAATGGACAAAGTCAACTACTGGGGCTACAACAGCCTATGCTTTATGGCTCCGGAACCGCGCTATGCCACCGACGATCCGGTCACAGAAATGAAGACCATGGTCCGGGAGCTGCACCGCCATGGCATCGAAGTTATCATGGATATCGTCTTCAACCATACTGCGGAAGGCGGTGAGGGGGGCCCAAAATTCCACTTCAAATGCCTGGATAAGAAATACTACCTACTGGACTCTCACAAGAGTTACAAGAACTATACCGGCTGCGGAAACAGCTTTGATCTCACCTACCAACCAAGCTTGAATATCGTTCTAGATACCCTGCGCCACTGGGTCACCCATTACCAGATTGACGGCTTCCGGTTTGATTTAGCCGCCACTCTTGGCCGCAATGGTGACCGGTTCAATACCCAGAGCGCCTTCTTTAAGGCAATAGGTCAAGACCCCGTCCTGCAACGGGTGAAGCTCATCGCCGAACCGTGGGATATTGGACCTGACGGCTATCAGCTTGGCTATTTCCCTCGCGGCTGGAATGAATGCAACGACAAGTTCCGCGACACGGTAAAAAGCTACTGGCTGTGCCGCGAAAACAATGTCAAAGAATTTGCGACCCGATTTATGGGCTCGCGTGACCTGTTCAGTGCCGGTAAATGGCCCGATAAGCTACCGGTGAACTTTGTGTCTTACCATGATGGGTTTACGTTGCAGGATCTGGTTTCTTATAACGAGAAGCACAACCACGCCAACGGTGAAAACAACCGTGACGGCCATGGCGACAACCGCTCGAACAACCAAGGAATCGAAGGGGAAACGACAAACTACGCCGTACTAGGCCGCCGGGAGCGGCAAAAACGCAATTTAATGACCTCTTTGCTGTTTAGCTTCGGTATCCCTCATATTCTCGCTGTCGATGCCCTGTCCCATACCCAGGGAGGGAACAACAACGCCTACTGCCAAGACAATGAGATCAGCTGGGCGGACTGGACGCCATGCAAAGATAAGTCAGAGTTCAGCCAATGGCTCGCTACCATGCTGGAACGGCGAAAAACCTATATGTCACCGTTCATTCGAGCCTTCAGCGGGCCTAACCGAGGCCACCATCGTATCCATTGGAACCGCTCAGACGGCCAGCCGATGAATGCTGAAGACTGGCATGGACTGGACGCCTTTTCGCTGTATCTTGGCTTATTTGACGCCGGGAAAGAGCTGCTGTTCTTAATCAACAGCTCAACGATTCCGACCCGCTACCGCCTGCCAGAAGGCAGCAAGTGGCAAGTGATTTGTGATACTTCCGAAGCAACACTAGGAGCCCGGCAGGTACAAACGACTTACATGCAAGGCGCGCAATCGCTGACGATTTTGTATCGTGATTAA
- a CDS encoding putative maltoporin (COG4580), which produces MKHKLVPVAAALLTALASHNVAAESATDILTDGWEVHGYGSMNFRFNEDLQSFDSELGKPDYRTAGTSGKSANQIEFVLKKHTEFANGVYSDFVTRTEYGNGDSFYYTSSGAEKTNTVAQLEVKEAYVALGNLPYLGDGTEIWAGRRFLNRAAGILSGEFWKQSSGMGAGFETNLSSGHKTGFAVVAADPEAGFEDRPNDGERTTVTSFDLYYYGVKALGGSFDFDAKFMTRADEKLPRVDSADDGFGVSVTYNRDYYGFDGWSQTAIAYGEGLGSNRGVNFGGWSGDWLEDSKSLFITSYGVLNINNNWQLGTEFTYWAPENMDWGATGNATDEVTRYIFAARPTYKVNDNFRWEFTGSYAVEEVNGGQWGRKDKATDFYTLEAASVFTVNADYFGRPQIKPYVTWVGTNDEAAAGAIGITEAGEKDQFVFGVHAEIWF; this is translated from the coding sequence ATGAAACACAAGTTAGTACCTGTAGCAGCGGCATTACTTACCGCGCTAGCTTCACACAATGTAGCCGCTGAATCTGCCACTGACATCTTGACTGACGGCTGGGAAGTACATGGTTACGGTTCTATGAACTTCCGTTTCAACGAAGATCTACAGTCATTTGATTCCGAGTTGGGCAAGCCTGATTACCGCACGGCTGGTACATCTGGTAAAAGTGCTAACCAGATTGAGTTCGTTCTGAAGAAACACACGGAATTTGCAAACGGCGTTTACAGTGATTTCGTTACTCGTACTGAATATGGTAACGGCGACTCTTTCTACTACACATCTTCAGGTGCCGAGAAAACCAATACTGTTGCTCAACTAGAAGTGAAAGAAGCATATGTAGCACTTGGTAACCTTCCTTACTTGGGTGATGGTACTGAGATTTGGGCTGGTCGTCGCTTCCTGAACCGTGCTGCTGGTATCCTTTCTGGTGAGTTCTGGAAACAGTCATCAGGTATGGGTGCAGGTTTTGAAACTAACTTGAGCTCAGGCCACAAAACAGGCTTTGCGGTAGTTGCTGCTGACCCTGAAGCGGGCTTTGAAGATCGCCCTAATGATGGCGAGCGTACAACCGTTACTTCTTTCGACCTTTACTACTACGGTGTTAAAGCCCTGGGCGGTAGCTTTGACTTTGATGCTAAGTTCATGACTCGCGCCGATGAAAAACTACCTCGCGTAGACTCTGCAGACGATGGTTTTGGTGTGTCGGTAACCTATAACCGTGACTACTACGGCTTCGATGGTTGGAGCCAGACTGCAATCGCATACGGTGAAGGCCTAGGCTCTAACCGTGGTGTGAACTTCGGTGGTTGGAGCGGTGATTGGCTAGAAGATTCTAAGTCTCTGTTCATTACCTCTTACGGTGTACTAAACATCAACAACAACTGGCAGTTAGGTACAGAATTCACCTACTGGGCGCCAGAGAACATGGACTGGGGCGCAACAGGCAATGCGACTGACGAAGTAACTCGTTACATCTTCGCTGCACGCCCAACTTATAAAGTGAACGATAACTTCCGCTGGGAATTCACAGGTTCTTACGCTGTTGAAGAAGTTAACGGTGGTCAGTGGGGCCGTAAAGACAAGGCAACTGATTTCTACACCCTTGAAGCGGCATCTGTTTTCACTGTTAACGCTGACTACTTCGGTCGTCCACAAATCAAGCCATACGTTACTTGGGTTGGTACTAACGATGAAGCAGCAGCTGGTGCAATCGGCATCACTGAAGCTGGTGAGAAAGATCAGTTCGTCTTCGGCGTACACGCTGAAATCTGGTTCTAA